A window of Primulina tabacum isolate GXHZ01 chromosome 4, ASM2559414v2, whole genome shotgun sequence contains these coding sequences:
- the LOC142541972 gene encoding uncharacterized protein LOC142541972 — protein sequence MQTHLAIQDDEMWYVITDIPMKILKANIAVAITEGAPYRMEKPQEEWTNEDKRKANLNNVAKDILYKTLDKVTFSKIKMCRITKEIWEKLIQLCERNEITKENKLPVVVQKFDNIKMKIGESMNEYDRRVINIINELNALGKVYSNKKVALKVVRGLPKE from the coding sequence ATGCAGACTCATTTAGCTATACAGGATGATGAAATGTGGTACGTCATAACTGACATaccaatgaaaatattgaaggcaaatatagcagttgccataactgaGGGAGCACCCTATCGCATGGAAAAACCACAAGAAGAGTGGACAAATGAAGATAAGAGGAAAGCCAACCTgaataatgtggctaaagatattCTGTACAAAACCTTGGACAAAGTTACATTTagtaaaatcaagatgtgcagaATAACAAAAGAAATCTGGGAGAAATTGATTCAGCTATGCGAAAGAAATGAGATAACTAAAGAGAACAAACTCCCAGTTGTGGTacagaaatttgacaacatcaaaatgaagattGGAGAGTCAATGAACGAGTACGACAGACGAGTAATCAACATTAttaatgaactgaatgcacttggtaaagtttattcaaataaaaaagtTGCGTTGAAGGTGgttcgaggtcttcccaaagaatga